CTGTTGAAGATGTTTCTTGGGATTTTGAAGATGTTACTGGGGATGTTGAGGATGTTTCTTGGGATGTTGAAGATGTTACTGGGGATGTTGAAGATGTTACTGGGGATGTTGAGGATGTTTCATGGGATGTTGAAGATGTTACTGGGGATGTTGAAGATGTTACTGGTGATGTTGAGGATGTTTCATGGGATGTTGAAGATGTTACTGGGGATGTTGAAGATGTTACTGGGGATGTTGAAGATTTTCTTAGGGATGTTGAAGATGTTACTGCGGCTGTTGAAGATGTTACTGGGGATGTTGAAGATTTTCTTTGGGATGTTGAAGATTTTACTGGGGATGTTGAGGATGTTTCTTGGGATGTTGAAGATGTTACTGGGGCTGTTGAGGATGTTTCTTGGGATGTTGAAGATGTTGCTGGGGATGTTGAAGATTTTACTGGGAATGTTGAGGATGTTTTTGGGATGTTGAAGATGTTACCGGTGATGTAGAAGATGTTACTGGGGATGTTGAGGATGTTTCATGGGATGTTGAAGATGTTACTGGGGATGTTGAAGATGTTACTGGGGATGTTGAAGATTTTCTTTGGGGTGTTGAAGATGTTACTTGGGATGTTGAAGATGTTACTGGGGAT
This Macrobrachium rosenbergii isolate ZJJX-2024 chromosome 42, ASM4041242v1, whole genome shotgun sequence DNA region includes the following protein-coding sequences:
- the LOC136827770 gene encoding 33kDa venom protein-like produces the protein MAFLEKGSLEKEEDAVMGLEEAGRLITASLDVEDFLRDVEDVTGAVNRDVSWDVEDVTGAVEDVSWDFEDVTGDVEDVSWDVEDVTGDVEDVTGDVEDVSWDVEDVTGDVEDVTGDVEDVSWDVEDVTGDVEDVTGDVEDFLRDVEDVTAAVEDVTGDVEDFLWDVEDFTGDVEDVSWDVEDVTGAVEDVSWDVEDVAGDVEDFTGNVEDVFGMLKMLPFEEFALSFFSEQKEGRKSDSSREKKKKKKKKKKKKKKEEEEEEEEEEEEEEAVFAALCKTRRQDLLALSIKIGAVHMQVP